TACTATCTCTGATGGGTGGCAAGAAGACTGTAACGAGGCTTTCGAGCGCTGTGGAAGTTAGAAAGATCAGAAGCGATGTGAGCAGAACGCTGAATTTTCTTACGGCGAATGCAAACAAATCAGGACAGGCTATGGCGAAGCACGTCAAGGCAATAAGGATTATTGATAAGAAACTCGGTATCGACAGACTCGACGGGGATCTTCGACAGATAGCCATTCTCCGGCTGGAAAACGAAGACCTCAATCTAAGAGAGCTTGGCGAAATAATGAATCCGCCAATGAGTAAGTCAGCAGTATATAATAGGTTGAAAAAGCTTATGGCATTGGCCGAAGAGTTGGGAGATATTTAGATGAAATGTCCTTTTTGTGGTGGAGATTCTACAAGGGTTTTGGATTCTAGACCGACCGATGAATCCACTTCCATTCGGAGAAGAAGGGAGTGCGAGAAGTGTGGTGCAAGATTCACTACCTATGAGAGGTATGAGAGACTTCCCTTCCTGGTGGTAAAAAAAGACGGCAGGAGGGAGAAATTCAGCAGGGAGAAACTTCTCAATGGACTGCTGAAAGCCTGTGAGAAAAGACCAATATCTGTTGATACGGTCAATGGTATCGTTGAGTCCGTAGAAAACGGGATTGTGAAGGCGGGGAAGCACGAAGTAATTTCTAGCGAAATAGGCGAGATGATAATGGCTGAACTCAAGTCTCTGGACAGAGTTGCGTACGTTAGATTTGCATCTGTTTACAAAGAATTCAGGGACATAGATCATTTCATGGATATAATTGAGGAACTCAGGAACGACAGAGATCGTTGAATGGAGGGGTCCGGGTGGTGAAGAAAAAAGTAATCTACCTTACACAGGAAGGCTTCGACAGAATGAAAGAGGAGCTCGAGAGTCTTAGAAAGAAACTCATGTATGAAATTGCTGAGAGGATCAAGGAAGCCAGAGAGCTCGGGGATTTAAGCGAAAACAGCGAATACGATGAAGCCAAGAACGAACAGGGAAGAATCGATAGCAGAATAAAGCAGCTGGAAGAGATACTCAACAACGCAGAAATAATTGAGGACGATGGTGATTTGAGTACTGTGAAACTGGGTTATGTCGTTGAACTCCAGAACGTTGAGACAGGCGAGAAGTCGCAGTTCAGAATCGTCAACGCTCAGGAGGCCAACATTTTTGAGGGTAAGATTAGTTCTGATTCTCCTATTGGACGGGGAATTCTAACCCACAAAGTGGATGAATTGGTAAGGGTAAAAACCCCTGCAGGTTGGGCGAAGTATAAGATTCT
The genomic region above belongs to Mesotoga infera and contains:
- the greA gene encoding transcription elongation factor GreA, translated to MKKKVIYLTQEGFDRMKEELESLRKKLMYEIAERIKEARELGDLSENSEYDEAKNEQGRIDSRIKQLEEILNNAEIIEDDGDLSTVKLGYVVELQNVETGEKSQFRIVNAQEANIFEGKISSDSPIGRGILTHKVDELVRVKTPAGWAKYKILTIGK
- the nrdR gene encoding transcriptional repressor NrdR; this translates as MKCPFCGGDSTRVLDSRPTDESTSIRRRRECEKCGARFTTYERYERLPFLVVKKDGRREKFSREKLLNGLLKACEKRPISVDTVNGIVESVENGIVKAGKHEVISSEIGEMIMAELKSLDRVAYVRFASVYKEFRDIDHFMDIIEELRNDRDR